A single region of the Cucumis melo cultivar AY chromosome 3, USDA_Cmelo_AY_1.0, whole genome shotgun sequence genome encodes:
- the LOC103502253 gene encoding uncharacterized protein LOC103502253, producing the protein MVLLEIVDIFQETYEIILTWKKIFSQIALSLILPLTFIFLAHMEISNLLFGNFFYHVSFLHKNNQDQDARKYNELSDLITPKLTLFWLFNISYIVFLFVFSLLSTSAVVYTVACIHTGREISFKQIISIVPKVWKRLVVTFFCVFASFFAYNLLAVFAFILLLFILLLQYGPFGDVNGSIFVVFFIIYFIGLLYLSVVVQLSSVVTVLEESYGFKAMAKSKALLKGKMLVATLMLLLINISLVIIQQAFVKLVVHGVWFGIVGRGILGIVCLFLLLNFFLWQLVLETVLYFVCKEHHQENIDKSALSNHLQVYLLNGYIPLTPTKNVELEKLEEV; encoded by the exons atggTGTTGCTCGAAATCGTAGATATCTTTCAAGAAACCTACGAAATCATCCTCACATGGAAAAAAATTTTCAGCCAAATTGCTCTTTCATTAATTCTGCCTCTTACCTTCATCTTCTTGGCTCATATGGAGATTTCAAATCTTCTTTTTGGCAATTTCTTCTACCACGTATCTTTTCTACACAAAAACAACCAAGATCAAGATGCTCGCAAATACAATGAACTATCTGATCTCATCACCCCCAAATTGACCTTGTTTTGGCTCTTCAACATCTCTTacatcgtcttcctctttgtTTTCTCTCTCCTTTCGACCTCCGCCGTCGTTTATACGGTCGCTTGCATACACACGG GTCGAGAGATATCTTTCAAGCAAATCATTAGCATTGTGCCCAAAGTTTGGAAACGACTTGTAGTCACGTTTTTCTGCGTTTTCGCCTCATTCTTTGCCTATAATCTGCTTGCGGTATTCGCTTTCATTTTACTTCTTTTCATTCTCCTACTACAATACGGGCCATTCGGCGATGTCAATGGTTCAATCTTCGTCGTCTTCTTCATTATCTACTTCATTGGCTTATTATATTTAAGTGTCGTAGTTCAACTTTCGAGCGTTGTAACGGTTTTAGAAGAATCATATGGATTTAAAGCAATGGCAAAGAGTAAGGCGCTCTTGAAGGGGAAGATGTTAGTAGCCACACTCATGTTGTTGCTTATCAATATCTCTTTGGTGATCATTCAACAGGCTTTTGTGAAGCTTGTGGTCCATGGAGTTTGGTTTGGAATAGTTGGGAGGGGTATTTTGGGAATAGTGTGCTTGTTCTTGCTTTTGAATTTCTTCTTATGGCAGCTTGTTTTGGAGACAGTATTGTACTTTGTCTGCAAAGAACACCACCAAGAGAATATTGACAAGTCGGCCCTATCGAATCATCTTCAAGTTTATTTGTTGAATGGATATATCCCTTTGACGCCCACCAAAAATgttgagcttgagaagcttgAAGAAGTTTGA